In the Haloferula helveola genome, one interval contains:
- a CDS encoding plasmid mobilization protein — MARPRTPDERRLTRIVRFRLTEADHIRLAREAETVDMSVGELARALTLSRVERLVIEATASHDPALVRQLYHIGHNLNQLTKNAHIFGRIQPRVEALCRRIDALMDEAIGKEAD; from the coding sequence ATGGCCCGCCCCAGAACACCCGACGAGCGGCGCTTGACCCGCATCGTCCGCTTCCGCCTCACCGAGGCCGACCACATCCGTCTCGCCCGCGAGGCGGAAACGGTCGACATGTCGGTCGGCGAACTGGCCCGCGCGCTCACGCTCTCACGGGTCGAGCGCCTTGTCATCGAGGCCACCGCTTCGCATGACCCGGCCCTCGTCCGCCAGCTCTACCACATCGGCCACAACCTGAACCAGCTGACCAAGAACGCGCACATCTTCGGGCGCATCCAGCCGCGGGTCGAGGCGCTCTGCCGGCGCATCGACGCCCTGATGGACGAGGCCATCGGGAAGGAGGCGGACTGA
- a CDS encoding relaxase/mobilization nuclease domain-containing protein: MVPRLAAEGSSFHGAFLYYAHDKRARTTARVAWTHTLNLMTDRIEKAWKVMAYTAQHAARLKSAAGRSRTGDRVAKPVISYSLSWHPEQTPDKETMLEAARTSIDKLGLAEHEAVIVAHRDEPQPHVHVIVNRIHPVTGMAANLYRSKRKLQDWAREYQKKEGTSYCPQREENHRKRRQGGKTRYANPVLVEAWTGSRTGEGFVRELESKGYRLTRGRKRLVVVDPYGKSSNPIRDLKAAMGGEFREQVFRDRMADIDPTSLPTPEVIKAGIEADERQRDEERRAREKAIADRMTRQKREHRKQRGALEESHDRRIEGARSDLMVYHRMAEKTEAIGRLRDQLHCPGLVRRIGFALFRSDRKLRQELRELEDRQERSTQRIEESLAAMTRERKQDLDRLQRRQLREFEALVRLSKQRNQPERSGAKEWASPAMGQAFGPDLASRPAPGTR; this comes from the coding sequence ATGGTCCCGCGTCTCGCCGCCGAGGGCAGCTCCTTCCACGGAGCGTTCCTCTACTACGCCCATGACAAGCGGGCGCGGACCACGGCCAGGGTCGCGTGGACACACACGCTCAACCTGATGACCGACAGGATCGAGAAGGCTTGGAAGGTCATGGCCTACACGGCCCAACATGCCGCCCGGTTGAAATCCGCGGCAGGCCGGTCGCGAACCGGTGACCGGGTCGCCAAGCCTGTGATCTCCTACTCGCTCTCGTGGCATCCGGAACAGACTCCGGACAAGGAGACGATGCTCGAAGCTGCCCGGACCTCGATCGACAAGCTCGGATTGGCCGAACACGAGGCGGTAATCGTCGCCCACCGGGACGAGCCGCAACCCCACGTCCATGTCATCGTCAACCGCATCCATCCGGTCACCGGCATGGCCGCCAATCTGTATCGCTCGAAGCGCAAGCTCCAGGATTGGGCGCGGGAGTATCAGAAAAAGGAAGGGACCAGCTACTGCCCCCAACGGGAGGAGAACCACCGCAAGCGCCGGCAAGGCGGGAAGACGCGATACGCCAATCCCGTTCTCGTGGAGGCCTGGACCGGCAGCCGGACCGGAGAAGGATTCGTGCGGGAACTCGAATCCAAGGGCTATCGTTTGACTCGCGGACGCAAGCGTCTCGTGGTGGTCGATCCGTACGGCAAGTCTTCCAATCCGATCCGCGATCTGAAGGCGGCTATGGGAGGGGAGTTCCGTGAGCAGGTGTTCAGGGATCGGATGGCGGATATCGATCCGACGTCGCTTCCGACGCCGGAAGTGATCAAAGCGGGTATCGAGGCCGATGAGCGACAACGGGATGAGGAACGCAGGGCACGAGAGAAGGCGATTGCCGACCGGATGACCCGCCAAAAACGGGAACACCGCAAGCAACGCGGAGCTCTGGAGGAAAGTCACGACCGGAGGATCGAGGGTGCCCGAAGTGACCTCATGGTCTACCATCGGATGGCCGAGAAGACGGAGGCGATCGGACGATTGCGGGACCAGCTCCATTGCCCGGGACTTGTGCGCAGGATCGGCTTCGCACTTTTCCGTTCGGACCGAAAGCTCAGGCAGGAGCTTCGGGAGCTGGAGGACCGGCAAGAGCGCTCGACGCAAAGGATCGAAGAGTCACTCGCAGCAATGACGAGGGAGAGGAAGCAGGATCTTGACCGGCTTCAACGCAGGCAGTTGCGCGAGTTCGAAGCATTGGTCAGGCTTTCGAAGCAGAGGAACCAGCCCGAGCGCTCGGGGGCGAAGGAGTGGGCGTCGCCCGCCATGGGGCAAGCCTTCGGACCCGACTTGGCAAGCCGCCCGGCTCCGGGAACAAGGTAA
- a CDS encoding cupin domain-containing protein, producing the protein MGIRTVPRAGISSIFGVIELEIGADMQLNWKDFALLDEPAAPARGLFPCRLGGKSHPSAAILGFSARGNQSSVVVKLPSEEQIIEGARRWIEQFRGGKSIDALWKAYEERCTRQNAKPLLTSGQWKTTLSRGERRPDLSWTRLQAMADILEIPCLQIFFSFCQRPTIRDVIHGHAKAWSINRDPTDGSEGCEVRSLANNIASKLSVRIDYLKIEAGGKTGWSPHNGYEFAFVFQGKGLRFLIGESEDRDQAKPFQVQEDEAIAFPSGLWHCIENIGGNEAILAVARPAKCRPVTLDG; encoded by the coding sequence TTGGGTATCCGGACGGTGCCGAGAGCCGGTATCAGCTCCATCTTCGGGGTAATTGAACTCGAGATTGGTGCGGATATGCAGCTGAATTGGAAGGATTTTGCCTTGCTTGATGAGCCGGCTGCACCTGCCCGCGGTCTTTTTCCTTGCAGACTCGGCGGCAAATCGCATCCATCAGCAGCAATTCTTGGGTTTTCCGCCCGAGGCAATCAAAGCTCTGTTGTTGTGAAGCTGCCGTCCGAGGAGCAAATTATCGAAGGTGCTCGACGATGGATCGAGCAGTTCAGGGGAGGTAAATCCATAGATGCTCTCTGGAAGGCGTACGAAGAGCGGTGCACGCGGCAAAACGCCAAACCTTTGCTGACCAGTGGACAGTGGAAAACCACGCTGTCTCGCGGAGAGCGCCGGCCCGACCTTTCGTGGACACGGTTACAGGCCATGGCGGATATTCTGGAAATTCCCTGTCTCCAAATCTTCTTCAGCTTCTGCCAGCGCCCAACGATCAGGGACGTGATCCATGGCCACGCGAAAGCCTGGTCGATCAACCGTGACCCGACGGACGGTTCCGAGGGATGTGAGGTGCGTTCTCTGGCCAACAACATCGCTTCAAAACTTTCTGTCCGCATTGACTACCTGAAGATCGAGGCTGGGGGCAAGACAGGCTGGAGTCCCCACAACGGGTATGAGTTCGCGTTCGTTTTCCAAGGCAAAGGCCTGAGGTTTCTCATCGGCGAGAGCGAGGACCGGGATCAGGCGAAACCGTTCCAGGTGCAGGAAGACGAGGCGATCGCGTTTCCTTCCGGCCTCTGGCATTGCATCGAGAATATCGGTGGTAATGAGGCGATTCTCGCGGTAGCACGCCCGGCCAAATGCAGACCGGTCACGCTGGACGGGTGA